The DNA segment CATCTGCTAATTCTGGTGTGTTGCGTCCTTGTAGACGGATTTGTAATTTGTCCTCACCAGTAAAACTTGCTTCTAAGCTGAGACGGAGGCGATCGCTCAAAACAAAATTATCATTGATTGGCTTAGTTCTACTGTTGGCTTTTTTCCCGCCAGCAACTCCAGTTACAGCAAAGATAACTTCTCCCGCTAACTCAACTTGGGGCGAAAACTGTTGTGTTTCTAATGTAGCTACCTTTTGTTCTAATAAATCGACGCGGTTGTGAAAAGTTGCTAATTCCGCAGAAAATTCTGTTTGTAGTTTTTGGATTGTAGTTAATGTTTCTCGATTAAAATTTTCAAAGTTACTATTATTTATCTTGAGAATACAAGCATTTAATTTAGTGGCAAATTCATATCTAGTCATGGTTTGATTGTCAGTAGTCTCCTGACTAACACAATCATATTGCTCAGTTAATGCTTGTAGTGCCTGAAATGCCCAACTATCATGGGTAATATCCGCTAATTGAGAAACTGATATAATTTTATTTAATTTACTATTTTCTTCTACTGGAATATTTGTTGCACTAACTTTAGCTATGCTACTCAAAACAAATAAAATGATTAGACTAATCAGGCGTATTTCCTGACCAAAAATTGAACCCATTAATTATATCTCCTGAAAATTAAACGCAGAGGGGCGCAGAGGAAAACGCAGAGGGGCGCGGAGGTTGCCCAATTTTATTAGACCTCTTGCAAAAGTTATAATTACAGCGTCCTTCTTTGCGTCTTTGCGCCTACCGCAAGCGGAACGCCAAGGGCGAATGCGCGAAACAAAAAAATATTTATGCAAGAGGTCTATTAGTGGTGTAGTAAGTACCTCAGCAGATTAAGAAACGCTATATAATTACGAATTACGAGTTATATTGAGTTGCTGTTCGCAGAGATTTAATAATGGTTCGGTAAAAAGACGACGTTCTGGAAATAGGGTGCTGATGTGAATATGGCGGACTAAAGTTAGGGTAGTATAGGCTTGAATTGCGGGGAAAAATTCGTTACCTGTAAGCTGAAGAAATCTTTTCGTGAGAATATTTTCATACTCTTGCAATGCTTGGCTATTACCAAAATTACGTAAGCTATATTCTTGTAGATGAGCGATGAAATTACCGATATCAACTGCCGGATTACCTGCACAATATAAATCCAGATCAATCAGATACAAACGGGAATTATTAATAATCACTTGATCAGGATAAAAATCACGATGGATACCACAGGGTTTTGGTTCTGGTGTGTTTGCTCCTAAATCATCACTTGCTGCTAATATGCGTTCTAAACGTGATTGCCATTGTGGATATTGTTCCATAACTAATGGAATCCGTTCATGCAAAATTCGTAATTCATCTGACATCCTATGAGAACGACGAGGAATAATATTAGCTTGGTGCAATTTATGAGCAGCTTCAGCAATAAGTTTTGCAGGTAAAATACCGTTAGTTTGTGAAAGCAGTTGAGTAGCAGTCACCCCCTCAACCTTACGCTGTAACCACATTTGCCATTCAGGAATTATCCCTACAGGTTCAGGGACAGAAATCCCATCAGGACTATCATCACCAAATCCAGATTCCCAGAGAGATTTCTGTAACTCATAACTATGGAAATCAGTTCCCTTAGCCCTCACCTTCCCAATTAAGGTAATGATTTCCCCAGCATCATCAATCAACTCATATTCAATCAAACAACGCCGCCCCAACTTATGACGAATCACCCGGACATTCTGCACACGACAATTTTTAGCTATTACCAAACACCCCTCAAAACACTCCTCCACCCGCACCCGATCAACCACATCCGCCAAAAAAGGCATCTTCCCATCACTAAAATCCATACTCAGCGTACCTCCGCGCATACCTCCGCGCCCCTCCGCGTTAAAAAACTCTCTCTAAACCCTCAAAGAAGCCTGCACCTCATACAAAGCCGCATAACGCCCATGTTTCCGCATCAACTCCAGATGAGAACCTTGTTCAGCTATCCGCCCATTTTCCAGATAAATAATCATATCTGCGCGAGTAGCAAAATCAAGATCATGAGTAATCAAAAAAGTCGTGCGATTTGCTGACAACCTTTGCAAAGCATCAATTACAGCCTTCTCACTTTCCTTATCTAACCCCGTAGTAGGTTCATCTAAAATCAAGATAGGAGCTTGACGAATCGCCGCACGAGCGATCGCAATCCGTTGTCTTTGTCCCCCAGAAAGAGTCGAGCCTCTTTCCCCCACCAGGGTGTCATATCCTTGCGGTAAAGCTTGGATAAAATCATGAGCATGAGCTAAACGCGCCGCCTCTTCAATTTCCGCATCAGACACCCCAGCAATCCCGTAGGCAATATTTTCTTTAATACTGGCAGCAAACAAGAGACTATCTTGCAAAACTACACTAATTTGGGAACGGAATGATGCCAATGTATACTCTCGAATATCCCGCCCATCAATCATCACCCGCCCAGATGTGGGATCATAAAGCCGTAATAAAAGACTGACTAACGTCGATTTACCACCACCAGAAGTCCCTACTATCGCTACTTGCTGTCCCGATTGAATGTTTAAATTGATGTCTTCTAGTAGCACTCGTCCTGAGTTATATGCAAAGTGGACGCGATCAAAACGCACCGCACCCCGGAAAATTGGGGCGGGGAAGGCTTCAGGTGAATCACTGATATCTGGTTTCTGATTTAACACATCTAAGATACGCTCACCAGAAGCCGCCGCTTTAGCGAGTCGTCCCGTGTATTTAGCCAAGTTCTGCACTGGCTTAAAGGCGTTCTTGAGGTAGGTAAGGAATACCAGCACATCCCCAGGGGTTAAAGCATCTCGCAGAGCCAACCAAGAGCCATACCATAAAATAATTGCTGTTCCCATTGCAATCACCCCATCTACAGTACGTTCCAAGTGAGCCGCCAGCCGTTGGGTTTTGACGCTTTCTTTCAGACTACTTTGATTTTGTTGAGCAAATACTCGCGCAAAAGCATCCTGTAGGGAGAGGGCTTTGACTAATTTAATCGCCGCAATCGATTCAGCCGCCGTTGCTGCTACAGCCCCCTCTTGTTGACGTTGCTTTAATGAGGAATCTTTGATGCGCTGGCTGAGTCGGTTAGTGACTAACCAAAAGAACGGTAGTGTGATTAATGACAGCAGGGTGAGGCTACGATTCATCCAGAACATCACCCCAATCATGCCAAATAGAGAGAGAATGCTGACTACTAGCGGTAATGCTGCCGTAATCATGATTTCTTGAAGACGACTAGCATCGCTACTGACACGGATAATTAAATCACCGCTACGGGCTTTGGTGTGATAAGCCAAAGATAAATTTTGCAGATGACAATATAAACGATTCCGCACCTTCGCCATGACTCGGCTACCGACTATAGCTAATCCTACAGTACTCCCATAGGCAGCCAGGGCGCGTAAGCCTGTAATAATTAAGACTGCAACGGCTGAGAATGTCAGTAATGTGATTGGTTCTAGATTAGCTATGAGGGGAACAGTATTGAGCCTTTCGCCGCGCAGCAGAACGTAATCAAAGACAAACTTGAGTGGCCAAGGTTCTAATACTCTCAGTCCGACATCTGCAATTAAAGCGATCGCCGAAACTAAAAGTAATCCATACTGGGGACGAATATCAGGCCAGAAATAAGCCAGCACTCCCCACAAACCGGGAACAGCTGATTTTTTGGGTTTTAGCATTTATAGTTTCACCTCCACTGGTAATGGAGACGCTAGATGCAGAATTTGCCCTGCGATCGCATCCCAAGTATGATGAGCTATCACGGTTTCTCGCGCCGCTTGTCCTAAACTGTGACGCAGATTAGGCGATCGCCATAATTGTTCTAATGTGTCAGCTAAGGCGATCGCATCACCAGGAGGGCAAAGCATACCATTCACCCCCGGATCAATTAAGTCTGCCAATTGTCCAATCTGACTAACAACTACAGGTAAACCAGCCGCCATATATTCATACACCTTCAACGGCGAGAAGTAAAAATCAGATTGTGCGGCGTAGGGTGCAACAGCCACATCCATTGCAGCTAATAACTGAGGAATTTCATCAGGATTCACCGCACCAGTGAATTGAGTATGAGCATCTAGTCCCCGTGCAGCTAATTCAGCTTCCAGATTTTCCCGTTCAGGGCCATCACCAACGATCAAAAGTTTGGCATGGGGAACACGTTGATGCAGTAAACTAAAAGCTTCCGTCAGGATGGGCAATCCATGCCAAGGTTTCAGAGTACCGACAAAACCCACCGTAAAACTATCTGATTGACTTGCAGAACGCCGATGAGAAAAGCGGTGAGGATTCACACCATTAGGAATCACATGAACCTTGCTACCATCCACATAATCCAGCAAGTAACTTTTCACCGCATCGGAAACAGCAATCAATCCTGTAGCGGCGGAAAACACCCGACGCGCCACCGCTTCCGCGCCTTCACGATCAATTAAACCCCGATGCTGTGCCTGTTCGATAATCAGAGGCGAATTCACCTCCAACAAACCAGGAATTCCCCTATCTTGGGCATATTCCATCGCGCCATAACTCCAAAGAGAATAACGCTCATAAATCAAATCAAAAGAGCCAAACTTCTCCAAACTCAACCGTAAATCAGGATTCATTCCCAAAGCAACCTGCTCTCGCTGCGATCGTTCTAACTTAGGAACAGGTGGAAGTTGATGCACCACCACATCAGCCAAATCCGCCGGTAACTCTCCCCCAATCCGAGTAGCAAACAGTGTAACTTGTCCACCTTGTCCTTTTAAAGCCCGGATCACCTCCTGCACATGAATAGAGCAACCCTTCTGCCCAAAAACAGGAATCCCCGCATCAGCACAAATATAAGCAACTCTCACCCTTCACACCTCCTAAAATCAATTCAAAATACCCTACGGGAACGCCAAGGGCGAACAAAATTCAAAATTTAAGCAGCCTGATATCACAAGGGTTTGAGGACGTGTATCGATAGCATTCTTTTTTCAACTGGTATAAACCTTTGCCTTTTCCTTTGCGTCTTTGCGCGACGGACACTTTGCTCAAGTCGGGAGACCCGCCCACGCAAGTGTCCTCCTCTGCGTGAGAAATAACTCCCTCAAAACTCGCGTATTACGACAAATATCAAACTCAGACTCAATCAAACTCCTAGCCTGAGTAGACAACCTCACTCGCAAAGCTGGATCTTTCAGAAGTTTTCCAAGCGCAGTGGCTAATTCTTCCGCATCATATTGTGGGACAATCAACCCAGTTTCCCCATCACACACAACTTCAGGGATACCCGTCACCACCGTACTTACACAGGGAGTTCCCAGAGCCATCGCTTCCAGTAAAACCGTAGGTAATCCATCCCGATTACCATCTTTCCCAATCACATAAGGCGCAGCAAACACAGCCGATTGTTGTACTAATTGAAACACCTCATTTTGAGGACGAGGGCCGATAATTTCCACACAAGATTGCAATCCCAAATCTATAATTTGCCGACGCAAGGGAAACTCTAAAGAACCAGTACCCACAATTTGACACTGAAACTCATAATTTCTCTGCTTGAGAATTGCACAAGCATCAATGAGAACAGATAGCCCTTTCTTCTCAATTAACCGACCAACTGAAATAATTAATGGTGGACGTTCCGCCGGAGAAGAATATTGTAATTGTCGTAAATCTAAACCGTTATAGATGCGTTGGACTTGGTTTGCAGCTAGGTTATATGTTTTTTGCAGATATTTGACATTGTAGTTACTGACAGTCACCACACTAGCCGCATCTTTTAGCTTACGTTCCATGTCCGCAAATTCCACGCTTTCATGAAAGATATCTTTAGCGTGAGCAGTGAAAGTATAGGG comes from the Nostoc sp. PCC 7120 = FACHB-418 genome and includes:
- a CDS encoding glycosyltransferase family 4 protein codes for the protein MRVAYICADAGIPVFGQKGCSIHVQEVIRALKGQGGQVTLFATRIGGELPADLADVVVHQLPPVPKLERSQREQVALGMNPDLRLSLEKFGSFDLIYERYSLWSYGAMEYAQDRGIPGLLEVNSPLIIEQAQHRGLIDREGAEAVARRVFSAATGLIAVSDAVKSYLLDYVDGSKVHVIPNGVNPHRFSHRRSASQSDSFTVGFVGTLKPWHGLPILTEAFSLLHQRVPHAKLLIVGDGPERENLEAELAARGLDAHTQFTGAVNPDEIPQLLAAMDVAVAPYAAQSDFYFSPLKVYEYMAAGLPVVVSQIGQLADLIDPGVNGMLCPPGDAIALADTLEQLWRSPNLRHSLGQAARETVIAHHTWDAIAGQILHLASPLPVEVKL
- a CDS encoding ABC transporter ATP-binding protein translates to MLKPKKSAVPGLWGVLAYFWPDIRPQYGLLLVSAIALIADVGLRVLEPWPLKFVFDYVLLRGERLNTVPLIANLEPITLLTFSAVAVLIITGLRALAAYGSTVGLAIVGSRVMAKVRNRLYCHLQNLSLAYHTKARSGDLIIRVSSDASRLQEIMITAALPLVVSILSLFGMIGVMFWMNRSLTLLSLITLPFFWLVTNRLSQRIKDSSLKQRQQEGAVAATAAESIAAIKLVKALSLQDAFARVFAQQNQSSLKESVKTQRLAAHLERTVDGVIAMGTAIILWYGSWLALRDALTPGDVLVFLTYLKNAFKPVQNLAKYTGRLAKAAASGERILDVLNQKPDISDSPEAFPAPIFRGAVRFDRVHFAYNSGRVLLEDINLNIQSGQQVAIVGTSGGGKSTLVSLLLRLYDPTSGRVMIDGRDIREYTLASFRSQISVVLQDSLLFAASIKENIAYGIAGVSDAEIEEAARLAHAHDFIQALPQGYDTLVGERGSTLSGGQRQRIAIARAAIRQAPILILDEPTTGLDKESEKAVIDALQRLSANRTTFLITHDLDFATRADMIIYLENGRIAEQGSHLELMRKHGRYAALYEVQASLRV
- a CDS encoding glycosyltransferase: MPMSVAYVLKRYPRYSETFVVNEILAHEAAGLDIKIFALRPPSDTHFQNIISQVRAPVTYIRKPLQGRVSDSLNSLAPTAASYFWAELQEASKAIPDFWSKLAFAQGEKASTVYQAAWLAREVKLKGITHLHAHFGTVATSVARLASHFTGVPYTFTAHAKDIFHESVEFADMERKLKDAASVVTVSNYNVKYLQKTYNLAANQVQRIYNGLDLRQLQYSSPAERPPLIISVGRLIEKKGLSVLIDACAILKQRNYEFQCQIVGTGSLEFPLRRQIIDLGLQSCVEIIGPRPQNEVFQLVQQSAVFAAPYVIGKDGNRDGLPTVLLEAMALGTPCVSTVVTGIPEVVCDGETGLIVPQYDAEELATALGKLLKDPALRVRLSTQARSLIESEFDICRNTRVLRELFLTQRRTLAWAGLPT
- a CDS encoding phosphotransferase family protein, whose protein sequence is MDFSDGKMPFLADVVDRVRVEECFEGCLVIAKNCRVQNVRVIRHKLGRRCLIEYELIDDAGEIITLIGKVRAKGTDFHSYELQKSLWESGFGDDSPDGISVPEPVGIIPEWQMWLQRKVEGVTATQLLSQTNGILPAKLIAEAAHKLHQANIIPRRSHRMSDELRILHERIPLVMEQYPQWQSRLERILAASDDLGANTPEPKPCGIHRDFYPDQVIINNSRLYLIDLDLYCAGNPAVDIGNFIAHLQEYSLRNFGNSQALQEYENILTKRFLQLTGNEFFPAIQAYTTLTLVRHIHISTLFPERRLFTEPLLNLCEQQLNITRNS